Sequence from the Piscinibacter sp. HJYY11 genome:
TGAGTCAGCCTGAGACCACCTTCAGCGGGGCCTGCGCCGGCACGCTGGCGAGGAAGCGATCCAGCAGGCGGTTGACGGTGTCGGGGTCGTCGAGGTGCGGCCAATGGCTGGTGCCGGTGAGCCGCTGGCGCGGCACCTGCGGCACGAGCAGGTGCAGGGCACTCGACGTCTCGCCATGCACCGTGTCGATGAGCAGCGCCGGGCCGCGGTAGCTCGTGAGCGCGGGCGATGGGTCGTACGCGAAGCCGGCCGCGATCAGGGCCTTGGAGTCCTTGCGTGAGAGCCGGCGCATGTCGGCATTGAGCCTCGCCTGGACCTGCGGTCGCGCGCCCTGGGTCATCGACGGCCAGTAGTCGGCCATCACCCGCGTGTAGTCGCGCTCCAGCGCGCGCAGCACCTCCTGCGAGATCTCGGCCGGCGTGGGGCCGGGTGTCGCCACGAGCACGAGGCCGGCCAGGCGCTCCGGGTGCTGGGCGGCATAGGCCGCAGCCGCCGTGCCGCCCAGGCTGTGGCCGACGAGCACGAAGCGCTGCAGCCCGAGCGCATCGGCCGCCGCGGCGATGTCGTGCGCGAGCGAGGGCACGGCGTAGTCGCGGTCCGCCGGCGCGGCCGAGCCGCCGTGCCCACGCAGGTTGAGCGCGATGGCGCGCCGATGCCGCCGCAGGTGCGCGAGCTGGGCCGCCCAGTGCGCGCTGGTGCCGGCATACGAATGCACGAAGAGCACCGGCACGCCGCCCTGGCCGCCATCGTCGACGACGAGCTTGCCGGCGGGGCCGGCCACGGTGCGGCGCCCGCGCTGCCGGAGGACGTGCCGCGCCACGCCGGCGGCGGTGAGCGCCAGCGCGCCGGCGAGGGCGGCCCACGCGGGGCGGGAGAGTCTCAGTGCTGCTTGTGCCATGGGGTGACCTCGTGCGATGCCAGCGAGAGTCCACACAGTAGGCGCTGCCGCGGCCGCAGGCTGTAGGACAGGCGCGGCTTTTCAGGTCGGGGGCCGCCACAGGGCCGCCGCGCGGCGCTCGGTCAGCCGTCGACCGGCTGCGCTGGCGTCTCGAGGATGCGCTGGTAGAAGGCCAGGTCGAGCCAGCGGCCGAACTTGAAGCCGGCCTGGCGGATGGTGCCGGCGTGCTCGAAGCCCATCGCGCGGTGCAGCGCGATGCTCGCGTCGTTGGCCGCGTCGATGCCGCCGATCAGCGTGTGCACCTGGCGCTCGCGCGCGGCGTCGACGATGGCCTGCAGCAGGGTGCGGCCGAGGCCCCGACCGCGGTGATCGCGGTGGATGTAGATCGAATGCTCCACGCTGTACTTGTAGGCCGGCCACGCGCGGAAGGTGCCGTAGCTCGCAAAGCCCAGCAGCGTGCCGGCCTCGTCTTTCACGCCGATGACCGGGAAGCCATTGGCGCGCTTGGTGGCGAACCAGGCCACCATCGACTCGGGCGCGCGCGGCTTGTAGTCGTAGAGCGCGGTCGAGCTCACGATGGCGTCGTTGAAGATCTCGAGGATGGCGGCGGCGTGGCGGTCTTCGGTGCAGTCGATGAGCTTCATGGGGGGTCTCAGTCTTTTCGCGGCGCGGCCAGGCCCGCGAGCAGCATGTCGAGGTACTGCTCGACCACCTGCACCGCGGTGAGCGGCCCCCCGGGCTTGTGCCAGCGCGGCAGCTGGTTCAGGCCCGACAGCAGCAGCCGGGTGGCGAGTGCGGGGTCGACGTCGCGAAAGCTGCCATCGGCGACCGCATCGCTCACGCACTGGCGCAACAGGCGCTCGAAGCGGTCTCGCTCGGGCACGATGGCCTTGCGCTGTTCGGGGTCGAAGTTGGACCAGAAGGTGTTGGACGTGCTGATCCAGCCCGGGCGGTCGTGGTCGATCTGCTCGGCGCTGCAGATGAGAAAGGCGCGGATCTTCTCGACCGGCGTGGCCGCCGACGCCACCGCTTCGGTGGCCATCTGCACCAGGGCGGCCATGCGCCCGGCCACCACGCGCTGGAACAGCGCTTCCTTCTCGGGGAACCAGTAGTACAGCGCGGCCTTGGTGACGCCGGCTTGCTCGGCGATGTCGCGCAGCGAGGTGCCTTCGTAGCCCTTCTGCGCGAAGAGGTGGGCCGCGATGGTGATGAGTTGCTCCTCGCGCAAGGCGCCTTCGGCAGGGCCGGGCACGGCGGCAGCGGCGGTCTTCTTGGCTGGCATGGTGTGGCGACGGGCCCGGAGTGGGGTGCCGGAATTACAGCACGCGCCGCACCCCGGGCAGGCGCAACAGCGCCCCGGCGATCAGGTAGCAGGCGATGCAGCTGAGGCTGCCGACGACGGCGAACTTGACCAGCGCCGGGGCCGGCACCATGCGCGTGGCCAGCGCGATCGCCACCACCGGCAAGGGGTGGATGACGTACATCGCATACGCACGCCGCGACAGCTTCTGCCACAGCGGTGACGACGCCACCGGCCGCTGCGCACGCGCCAGCAGCAGGAGGATCACGCCCCAGGCGACGAACGGCTCCCAGAAGGCATACATCAGCGCCGGCACGTTCCAGCCGCCCATCGGGTTGCCCTGGAACAGCGGCGAGGCATCCTTCAGCAGCGCGAGTGGTGCGAGCAGCGGCAGCGTGATCCACGCGATGCGGCGCCAGCGGCGCACCTGCGCCTCGGGCGCCGGCTGCGAGAGCTGCTGCAGCCAGCCGCGCTGTGCCGCCAGGCCGCCCGCGATGTAGAGGATCACGTAGCTGGCGAAGTAGCCGAGCTGCAGGCCCCAGAACTCGCGGCCCACCGGCCACACCAGCCGCAACGCAAAGGCCACGGCGCCGCACACGAGCGCGGCGGCGAGCAGCTGCCCGTTCGACGGAAACGGGCGCGAGCCCTCGCGGGGCCAGCCAAGCAGCCGGTGCACGAGCAGGCTCACCAGCGCCATCACCAGCAGCGCCTTCGCAAACCACAGCGGCCCCTGCTCGAATACAGCGCGCCGCCACAGCGAGAGCAGCACGTCGGTGAGTGGCAGTTCGCGCTGCACCGACTGCACCAGCGCGATGGTCATCGGCCCGAGCAGCCAGCCGAAGACCAGCAGCGGAATGCCCAGTCGCACGAACTTGTCGCGCAGGAACTGCGCCGGGCGCTTCTCCTGCAAGGCACGCGGCGTGAAGTAGCCGGCGATGAGGAAGAAGAGGCCCATGAAATAGGCCTGGTTCACCGCGCAGAAGAAGGTGAGCAGGATCGACGAGGGTGTGTCGCCTTGCCCTACCTCGCGGTAGAACCAGCCGCCCGCGCCGCCGTAGGTGATGGAGGTGTGGTGGAAGATGACCAGCAGCGTCAGCCCGGCTTTCAGCCGGTCCAGTCCCTCGTGGCGGGCGGTGGAGCTGCTGGCCGTCTGCATCAGCGGCCCTTGAACTGCGGCGTGCGCTTCTCGGCCCAGGCCGCGGCGCCTTCCTTCAGGTCGTCCGACTGCGCGGCGCGCGCGATGTCGCGCTGCAGGTCGGTGGCGTCGAGCGTGCCGCGGGCGATGCGCGTCAGGTGCTTCTTCATGCCGAGGAGCGCGAGCGGTGCCATGCTCGACAGCGTGTTCGTCAGCTGGTCGGCGGTGTGCGTGAGTTCATAGGCCGGCACCAGGTGCGTGAGGAAGCCGCAGGCGTGCATCTCGCGCGCGCCGATGCGCTCGGCGGTGAGGAAGAGGCGCTTGGCCATGTTGATGCCGAGCCGGCTCACGTAGCGCTCCATGCCGCGCTGGTAGAAGTGCAAGCCCAGGCGCGCAGCGGGCATGAACATGTCGACCGTGTCGCAGCCGATGCGGAAGTCGCAGGCCAGGGCCATGTCGGTGCCGCCGCCGTACACGCCGCCTTGCAGGATGGCGATGGTGACGGGCCGCGCGTCTTCCAGCGCGTCGACCATCTGGTCGAAGCTCACGTCGCGGGCACTGCCGATCTGGCCGATGTCGTAGCCGCTGCAGAAGTACTTGCCGTCGGCCTGCAGGCGCAGCACCAGCACTTCGTCGCGTGCGTTGATGGCGGCCACGTGCTCCGAGAGTGCGGCCAGGTCTTCGGGGGCGAGCCGGTTCGCCTGCTGCGGGCGGCGCAGCGTGATGGTGGCGACATGGTCGCGGATCGTGAGCTCGGGTGTCATGCCCCGATTCTGCGCGAAGGTGCGTGCCGGGCCGAGGGGCCCACGTCTCTAGCGGCCCTTGAACTCCGGCTTGCGCTTTTCCATGAAGGCCTGGCGGCCCTCGATGTAGTCCTCGCTGTTGAAGCACTGGTCGATCATCGCGGCCACGTGCGAGGCGTCGGTGCGCGAGTAGCGCTCGAAGGTGTTGACCGCCGCCTTGGCGGCGCGGATCGTGAGCGGCGCGTTGCGGGCGATGGTGCCGGCGTACTGGCGCACGTGCTCTTCGAGCGTGGCCTCGGGCAGCACGGCGTTGAGCAGGCCCATGCGCAGGGCTTCCTGGGCGTCGAAGAAGCGGGCGCTGAAGAGGATGTCGCGGGCGGAAGAGGGGCCCACGAGTCGTGCCAGGGCGGCGACGCCGCTGTAGTCGTAGCCGAGGCCCAGCTTCGCGGCGGGGATGCCGAAGGTCGAGCCTTCGGACGCGAAGCGCACGTCGGCGCTCAGCGAGACCGCGAGACCGCCACCGATGCAGAAGCCCTGGATCATCGCAATCAGCGGCTTGTCGAGTTTCGACAGCCACTGGCGGCCGGCCTCGGCCACCTCGCCGTACTGCTTGCGTTGCTCGGCGTTGGCGCGCTTCTCGCCGAACTCGGAGATGTCGGCGCCCGAGGCGAAGGCCTTGCCGCCGGCGCCTTTCATCACCACCACGCGCACGTCGTCGTCGTGCTGGAAGGCGGCCAGCGCATCGCCGAGTCCGGCCCACATTTCCAGCGAGATCGCGTTGCGGCGCTCGGGGTTGTTGAAGGTGAGCCAGCCGATGCCGCCTTCGACGGTGGCAATGAGCTTGTCGGTCTTGAGGGGGATGGCGCTCACGCGATGGCTCCTTGTTCTTTCATCTGGTCGATGGTGTCGGCGTCGAAGCCCAGCTCGGCCAGCAGCTCGCGCGAGTGCTCGCCGGCATCGGGCGCGGCATGGTGGAAGGCCTCTGGGTGCGGGAAGCCCGAGAGGTTGATCGGCGAGCGCACGAGCGTCACCTCGCCGAGCACCGGGTGCCGGGCCGGGCGTGTCATGCGCAGGTGCTGCGTCTGCGGGTCGTTGAAGGCCTGGCCGATGTCGTTGATCGGGCCGCAGGGCACGCCGACGGCGTTGAGTTTCTCGACGAGCTCATCGGTCGAGAAGCGGCGCGTCAAGGTGTTGACGTCGACGTTGAGCCGCTCGCGATGCTTGACGCGCGAGCGCACGTCCACGTAGTCGGCGTCGGTGAAAAGATCGTCGGCGCCGAGCGTCTTGCACAGGGCCGCCCACATCTTCTGCGTGCTCGCCGCCAGGTTGACGAGGCCGTCCTTCGACTCGAACACGCCCATCGGCACGGCCGTCGGGTGGAAGTTGCCCTGCTGGCGCGGCACCTCGCCGCTCATGGTGTAGCGCGCGCCCTGGAAGTCGAGCTTGTTGAGCATGGCCTCCAGCAGCGAGGTGTGCACCCATTGGCCCTCGCCCGTGTGCTCGCGGTGCAGGAGGGCCAGCAGGATGCCCTGGCCGAGGAACATGCCGGCCGAGGTGTCGCTCACCGCGATGCCGGCACGCATCGGCCCGCGGCCCGGCTCGCCGGTGATCGACATCAGGCCGGCGAGGCCCTGCACGATCTGGTCGACACCGGGGCGGTCGCGATACGGGCCGTCCTGGCCGAAGCCGGAGATGCTCGCGAGGATGATGCGCGGGTTGATGGCCTTCAGCTGCGCGTAGTCGAGGCCCAGGCGCGTCTTCACGTCGGCGCGGAAGTTCTCGACCACCACGTCGGCCTTCCTGACGAGCTCGTGCAGCAGCGCCACGCCTTTCGGGTGCTTGAGGTCGATGCACAGGCTGCGCTTGTTGCGGTGCAGGTTCTGCTCGTCGGCGTTGCGGCGCAGGGCGCCGGTGATGTTGCCGGTCGACTGCCGGGGGGGCGCTTCGATGCGGATCACGCGCGCGCCCCAGTCGGCGAGCAGGCGCACGGCCGTGGGCCCGGCGCGGGCGATGGTGAGGTCCAGCACGGTGTAGCGCGAGAGGGGCAGGGCGGTCGTCATGGCTCTTGTTCAGCGCGCGTAGAGCGAGCTGCCGGGGTGAAAGGCAGGCACCTGCGCGATGGCGATGCGCTCGGCGCCGCGCGGGTCGTTCACGACCTGCGTGTCGGCCGAGAAGACCATCGTGGCCCGTGTCTCGAGCGAGTAGGTGGGCCAGGCTGGCAGCTCGTCGTGTTGCGGGTTGCCGCTGCGGGCGAACTGGGCCCAGGCCTTCATCACCTGGCGCTCCAGCTTCGGAAGCTCCGGCCCGTCACCGGTGAAGGCGCGGGCAAGCGCGACGTTGCCGAACACGAAGGGGATCTCGGCGGTGTGCGGTGACATGAACTTGCCACCCAACACGGAGCTCTCCCACGCGAACTCGTAGGCGAAGACGGGCGCCGTGCCCTGCTTCACCTTCTGCTCGGCGCCGGTGATGTTGTTGAGGCGGTAGAGGTAGTCGCTCGCGATGTAGGCCAGCAGTTCGCTGCCCGGTGCGCCGGGGTGGTGCTGCTCATAGACGGCGATCACCGCATCGGCCTGCGCGGGGTCGACGCGCAGGAAACGCCGGATGCGCTGGCGCGCTTCGTCGCCGTCGACGGTGAAGTTCGTCGGGTCGGCGGCGAGGAAGAAGGTCGCTTCGGTGCGGGTGTGGCCAATCATCAGCGGCACGCTCGCTGACACCTCGGGTGCGGTGGGGTGGAATGGGTGGCGCTTCAGCGTGCGGCCGTCGATCACCGGGCGGAAGCTGTCCTGCCCGCCGCTCGCACCGACCACCGATTGCATGGCATGCAACAAGGTCTGTGCCGGCACGGCCTGCAATGCGTCGAAGTCACCTTCAGCCAGCTCCAGCTTCTGGAAGAGCTTGCGCGTGGCGGCCTCGCACTCCTCGCGCGGCTGCACGCGAAAGCCCGAAGACGAGCTCTGCACGATGGCGCGGTGGAAGAGGCCTTTCGCTTCGTCCATCGCCATCAGGATGGCGACCTTCGCACCGCCGCCCGACTGGCCGAAGATCGTCACGCAGCCCGGGTCGCCGCCGAAGCGCGCGATGTTGTCGCGCACCCATTGCAGCGCGGCCACGAGGTCGAGCATGCCGGCGTTGCCGGCGTCGGCGAAACGCGGGTGCGTGTTCGCGAGCGGCGTCAGGTAGCCGAAGAGGTTGAGCCGGTGGTTGACGGTGACGACCACCACGTCTTCCCCTTGCGTGAGCGCCCCGCCGTCGTACACGTGCGAGCTGCCCGAGCCGAGGGCGAACGCGCCGCCGTGGAGGTAGACCATCACCGGGCGCCGGGCGGTGTCGGCAGCCGGCGTGAAGACATTGAGCACGAGGCACTCTTCGCCGAGCGCGGCCTCGCTCGAGAGCCATTCAAAGATGCGCGTGCGTGGCGTGACGAGCTGGGGGCAGCTCGGGCCGTAGGCCGTGGCATCGCGGATGCCCTGCCATGGGATGGCAGGCTGCGGTGGCAGGAAGCGGTTGGCGCCGGCGGTGGAAGCCGCGTACGGGATGCCCTTGAAGGCGATGCTCCGTGCGGCGCTGCGGCCGCGCACAGGGCCCAGGGACGTGGTGACGATCGGTTCGGTCATGGCCTTATCAGATATATCTGTTAAGGCTATAGATATGAATGGAGACCGTCAATCGGCACGACCCTGGATCCCATGGGAACCAGGGTGACCGGGGCGTCTGCGCCCCGGCCCCCGTCTTACTTCGTGGGCGTGGCCGCCGTGTTCGCCGTTGGCGCGCCGGCCGGGGGGGACGTGGGGAGGCCCGGTGCCGCCGCAGGCGGGCACACGGCCGTCTGTTGTCCGTTCACCCACTGGAACGTGCAGCCGCGAGCCACTGCTTCGAAGTACTGCCTCGCGCGATCGGACTCCGACTTGGTCGGCACGTAGGCCGTCCACTCATCGGCTTCGTTCGTCTTGTAGCGCAAGGTGTTGGCTGCCGGGTCCATTTCGTAGAAGTTGAACGGGTCGCGGATGCCTGCGATGAAGATCGCTGGCGCGAAGAACAGCGCGCTCATCACGATCTTCCCGGGGTTCACCTTGAGCGGCAGGAGGCCGTACATCTTGTCGCCCTTGGGCGAGACGGCCATGAACTCGTATTGGCCGGTGGTCTTGGCGGCGAGGTCTTCGCTGCGAGGCAGTTCCTGCTTGTCGCTCGCACCGCGGATCGCGAGCGTGGTGCCGGGTGCGGCCGGCTTGAACTGCGCCGTGACGCAGCCTTGCAGCACGGCAGCGCCGATGATGAGCGTGGCGATCTTCAGCACGCGGGACATGAATTCGTAGGACATGGGTCAACCCTCCATTGACGTGTTGGATGGAGCTTGCAGCTCCGCTTTTGTTGGGGCGTGGCGATGCGGCTGCCGCACCTGCATGGGTGCGCGCGCATCGATGACGCGTGTGCTGCCCGCGCCGCGGCGGGCTTCTCCCCTCCTTCCCTTCTCGTCGAGCCTACAGATTCGCTCTGTAGCGCTCGATCATCTGTTCTTGTGTCTCGACCGGCCCTTCCATGCCGCTCTGGTCGCGGATCATCTCGCCGAGCGAGGGCAGGGTGGCGCGCGGGATCTGCGCGCTCGCTTCCCACAACTTCGAGCGCATGAAGGCCTTGGGGCAGTGCAGGTAGACCTCGTCGGTGCTGACCACGATCGCGAGCTTGGGCGGGCGCTTGTCGTCGGGCAGGGCCGCCAGGTGCGCCGGGTCGCGCGAGAGGTGGGCGGCGCCGTTGATGCGCAGCGTCTCGTCGACGCCGGGGATCATGAAGATCAGGCCGATCTTGCCGGTCTCGACGATGTTGCGCATGGAGTCGAGGCGGTTGTTGCCGGGCGAATCGGGGATCAGCAGGGTGCGGTCGTCCCACGGCTTGATGAAACCGGGCGCACCGCCGCGCGGCGACGCATCGGGCATGCCTTGCGCGCTGCTGGTGGCGACGACGACGAAGGGCGCGAGCTCGATGAAGCGGCGGGTGTGTTTCTCGAGCGACGTGAGCTGCTTGCGCATCGCCCGCTCGCTGGGCTCGCCATAGAGGCTGAGCAGCTCGTCGATCGAGCCGATGCGCTGGCCGCTCACGCGTGGCCCTTGACGTGCTGGTCGCGCAGCTCGCGCTTCAACACCTTGCCGATCGCGCTGCGCGGCAGTTCGTCGATGTAGTGCACCGCGGACACACGCTGGGTCTTGCCCACTTGGTGGGCGAACCAGTCCTGCAGCGCCTCTGCCGTGATGGGCTCGCCGGGCTTCTTGACGACATACGCGACGGGCGTCTCGCCCCAGGCTTCGGACGGCACGCCCACCACTGCGACGTCGGCCACCGCGGCGTGCTGGCGCATCACCGCTTCGAGGTCGCTCGGGTAGATGTTGAAGCCGCCGCTGATGATCATGTCCTTCTTGCGGTCCATCAGCGTGAGGAAGCCGTCTTCGTCGAAGCGGCCCACATCGCCGGTGCGGATGAAGCGTTCACCCTCGGGGCTGTACCACTCGGCGTCGCGTGTCTTGCCGGGCTGCTGGTGGTAGCCGCTCATCATCGAGACGCTCCTGCCCACCACTTCCCCCATCTCGCCTTGCGGCACCACCTTGCCGTGCTCGTCGATCAGGCGGATGTCGTGGCCCTCGGCGGGCTTGCCCACGGTGTGCAGCTTGTTCGGATAGGTGTGCGCTTCCAGGATGCAGGTGCCGCCGCCTTCGGTCATGCCGTAGAACTCGACCAGGCCACCTGGCCAGCGCTTGAGGATGTCGGCCTTGAGCGTGGCGCCGAAGGGCGCGCTGGTGCAGAACTTGAACTTGAAGCTCGACAGGTCGAAGGAGTCGAACTCCGGCACGGCCATGATGCGCGAGTACTGCACCGGCACGAGCATGGTGTGGGTCACGCGGTGCTTCTGTGCCAGTTCGAGGTAGCCCTTGGCATCGAACTTCGGCATCAGCACCACGGTGCCGCCCCAGGCGATGGTGGGGAAGAAGACGACGAGCGTGGTGTTGGAATACAGCGGCGTGGCGAGGATGGTGGTGCCGCCCGGGCCGTATTGGTAGGCATCGCCGCCGCGGCGCACGTGCGCCCAGCGCATCTTGTGCGGCTGGACGATGCCCTTGGGCGTGCCGGTGGTGCCGGAGGAATAGATGATGTTGAAGGCCCAGTCGGGGTCGGGCTTCACTTCCTTGAACGTCGTGCCGAAGGGCGCGACCCAGTCGACGAGCTGCTCGCCGACCGCCGAGCCGTCGAGTGACACGCGACGGATGCCGAGCGCTTCGGCCCCGTTCACCGCCTCGGCGGTGGCTTCTTCGGTGAAGAGGATCTTCGCCTCGGCATCGGTCAGCATGCCCTTCAACTGCTCGGGGGTCGACCCCGGGGCGAGCGGGGCCACCACCACGCCGGCGCGCAGCGCACCGAGGAAGATCGCCGCGTAATGCACCGACGAATACGCACAGATCGCGATCGCCTGCTGCGGCTTCACGCCGTCGCGTTTCAGCGCGGCGGCCACGCGGTCCATCATCGCGTCGAGCTGGGCGTAGGTGACGCTCGCGGTCTTGTCGACCACGGCAAGGTGTTGCGGGTCGCGCTTGGCGTGCGCGCGCACCTGGTCGGCGATGACGCCGAAGTCTTTTTCGAAGGGGGCAGCGATCGGGTCCATGTGGGAACGAGAGCGAGAGGATAGAAAGGTCAGACAGTGGCGACTGCGGTCACCGGCGAGCCGACGGCACCCGGCAGCCGCAGCGGCGGTGCCGTGAGCAGGAAACGCGATCGATTGTGGGCGCGCAGCCAGCTGGCGAGTTCTGTCAGGTACCACAGTTCGCCCAAGGGCACGCCCAGCTTGAAGAGGCAGTGCTCGTGCAGCGGCAGCGCGGCGCGCTCGGCGTCGCCTTCGGTATCGCGCGCGGGGTAGGCCTCGACGGCGTAGTTGTCGGCGATGAGCGCGGCCACGCCGCTGTCGGTCACCCATTGCAGGAGCTTCTCGTCGCGGCCATCGAGCGTGGCGCAGGCGTTGTTGAGCACCTTCATGTCGGGCTCCTTGTTCATCGAGAGGATGAGGTCGGCGAAGCCCGTGTAGAAGAGCAGCATGTCGCCTGGCTCGACCTGCACCTTGTCGGCGTCGAGGATGCGCATCAGGTGCTCGTAGCCCACCCGCTCGCGGGTGTTGCCGATGTGCGCATGCAGGTTCACGAGCACGCCGCGGCCCTGGATCGCTTTCACTGCGAAGTTCTCGACGCCGAGCTTCAGCGCATAGGAGTTGCCTTCGCCGCAGCCGCAGGCCGCGAGCTTCAGGTCGCCCGGGCCGAGCACGTCTTCATGCGCACGGAAGCCGTTGTAGTAGACCTTCTCCGGCTCGCCATCCCCATCGGCATCGAACCACGAGCCGACGTGGGCGAAGGT
This genomic interval carries:
- a CDS encoding alpha/beta fold hydrolase, translating into MAQAALRLSRPAWAALAGALALTAAGVARHVLRQRGRRTVAGPAGKLVVDDGGQGGVPVLFVHSYAGTSAHWAAQLAHLRRHRRAIALNLRGHGGSAAPADRDYAVPSLAHDIAAAADALGLQRFVLVGHSLGGTAAAAYAAQHPERLAGLVLVATPGPTPAEISQEVLRALERDYTRVMADYWPSMTQGARPQVQARLNADMRRLSRKDSKALIAAGFAYDPSPALTSYRGPALLIDTVHGETSSALHLLVPQVPRQRLTGTSHWPHLDDPDTVNRLLDRFLASVPAQAPLKVVSG
- a CDS encoding GNAT family N-acetyltransferase, whose protein sequence is MKLIDCTEDRHAAAILEIFNDAIVSSTALYDYKPRAPESMVAWFATKRANGFPVIGVKDEAGTLLGFASYGTFRAWPAYKYSVEHSIYIHRDHRGRGLGRTLLQAIVDAARERQVHTLIGGIDAANDASIALHRAMGFEHAGTIRQAGFKFGRWLDLAFYQRILETPAQPVDG
- a CDS encoding TetR/AcrR family transcriptional regulator; translated protein: MPAKKTAAAAVPGPAEGALREEQLITIAAHLFAQKGYEGTSLRDIAEQAGVTKAALYYWFPEKEALFQRVVAGRMAALVQMATEAVASAATPVEKIRAFLICSAEQIDHDRPGWISTSNTFWSNFDPEQRKAIVPERDRFERLLRQCVSDAVADGSFRDVDPALATRLLLSGLNQLPRWHKPGGPLTAVQVVEQYLDMLLAGLAAPRKD
- a CDS encoding acyltransferase; protein product: MQTASSSTARHEGLDRLKAGLTLLVIFHHTSITYGGAGGWFYREVGQGDTPSSILLTFFCAVNQAYFMGLFFLIAGYFTPRALQEKRPAQFLRDKFVRLGIPLLVFGWLLGPMTIALVQSVQRELPLTDVLLSLWRRAVFEQGPLWFAKALLVMALVSLLVHRLLGWPREGSRPFPSNGQLLAAALVCGAVAFALRLVWPVGREFWGLQLGYFASYVILYIAGGLAAQRGWLQQLSQPAPEAQVRRWRRIAWITLPLLAPLALLKDASPLFQGNPMGGWNVPALMYAFWEPFVAWGVILLLLARAQRPVASSPLWQKLSRRAYAMYVIHPLPVVAIALATRMVPAPALVKFAVVGSLSCIACYLIAGALLRLPGVRRVL
- a CDS encoding enoyl-CoA hydratase/isomerase family protein; amino-acid sequence: MTPELTIRDHVATITLRRPQQANRLAPEDLAALSEHVAAINARDEVLVLRLQADGKYFCSGYDIGQIGSARDVSFDQMVDALEDARPVTIAILQGGVYGGGTDMALACDFRIGCDTVDMFMPAARLGLHFYQRGMERYVSRLGINMAKRLFLTAERIGAREMHACGFLTHLVPAYELTHTADQLTNTLSSMAPLALLGMKKHLTRIARGTLDATDLQRDIARAAQSDDLKEGAAAWAEKRTPQFKGR
- a CDS encoding enoyl-CoA hydratase, which gives rise to MSAIPLKTDKLIATVEGGIGWLTFNNPERRNAISLEMWAGLGDALAAFQHDDDVRVVVMKGAGGKAFASGADISEFGEKRANAEQRKQYGEVAEAGRQWLSKLDKPLIAMIQGFCIGGGLAVSLSADVRFASEGSTFGIPAAKLGLGYDYSGVAALARLVGPSSARDILFSARFFDAQEALRMGLLNAVLPEATLEEHVRQYAGTIARNAPLTIRAAKAAVNTFERYSRTDASHVAAMIDQCFNSEDYIEGRQAFMEKRKPEFKGR
- a CDS encoding CaiB/BaiF CoA-transferase family protein, translated to MTTALPLSRYTVLDLTIARAGPTAVRLLADWGARVIRIEAPPRQSTGNITGALRRNADEQNLHRNKRSLCIDLKHPKGVALLHELVRKADVVVENFRADVKTRLGLDYAQLKAINPRIILASISGFGQDGPYRDRPGVDQIVQGLAGLMSITGEPGRGPMRAGIAVSDTSAGMFLGQGILLALLHREHTGEGQWVHTSLLEAMLNKLDFQGARYTMSGEVPRQQGNFHPTAVPMGVFESKDGLVNLAASTQKMWAALCKTLGADDLFTDADYVDVRSRVKHRERLNVDVNTLTRRFSTDELVEKLNAVGVPCGPINDIGQAFNDPQTQHLRMTRPARHPVLGEVTLVRSPINLSGFPHPEAFHHAAPDAGEHSRELLAELGFDADTIDQMKEQGAIA
- a CDS encoding carboxylesterase/lipase family protein; protein product: MTEPIVTTSLGPVRGRSAARSIAFKGIPYAASTAGANRFLPPQPAIPWQGIRDATAYGPSCPQLVTPRTRIFEWLSSEAALGEECLVLNVFTPAADTARRPVMVYLHGGAFALGSGSSHVYDGGALTQGEDVVVVTVNHRLNLFGYLTPLANTHPRFADAGNAGMLDLVAALQWVRDNIARFGGDPGCVTIFGQSGGGAKVAILMAMDEAKGLFHRAIVQSSSSGFRVQPREECEAATRKLFQKLELAEGDFDALQAVPAQTLLHAMQSVVGASGGQDSFRPVIDGRTLKRHPFHPTAPEVSASVPLMIGHTRTEATFFLAADPTNFTVDGDEARQRIRRFLRVDPAQADAVIAVYEQHHPGAPGSELLAYIASDYLYRLNNITGAEQKVKQGTAPVFAYEFAWESSVLGGKFMSPHTAEIPFVFGNVALARAFTGDGPELPKLERQVMKAWAQFARSGNPQHDELPAWPTYSLETRATMVFSADTQVVNDPRGAERIAIAQVPAFHPGSSLYAR
- a CDS encoding pyridoxamine 5'-phosphate oxidase family protein, which encodes MSGQRIGSIDELLSLYGEPSERAMRKQLTSLEKHTRRFIELAPFVVVATSSAQGMPDASPRGGAPGFIKPWDDRTLLIPDSPGNNRLDSMRNIVETGKIGLIFMIPGVDETLRINGAAHLSRDPAHLAALPDDKRPPKLAIVVSTDEVYLHCPKAFMRSKLWEASAQIPRATLPSLGEMIRDQSGMEGPVETQEQMIERYRANL
- a CDS encoding class I adenylate-forming enzyme family protein, whose amino-acid sequence is MDPIAAPFEKDFGVIADQVRAHAKRDPQHLAVVDKTASVTYAQLDAMMDRVAAALKRDGVKPQQAIAICAYSSVHYAAIFLGALRAGVVVAPLAPGSTPEQLKGMLTDAEAKILFTEEATAEAVNGAEALGIRRVSLDGSAVGEQLVDWVAPFGTTFKEVKPDPDWAFNIIYSSGTTGTPKGIVQPHKMRWAHVRRGGDAYQYGPGGTTILATPLYSNTTLVVFFPTIAWGGTVVLMPKFDAKGYLELAQKHRVTHTMLVPVQYSRIMAVPEFDSFDLSSFKFKFCTSAPFGATLKADILKRWPGGLVEFYGMTEGGGTCILEAHTYPNKLHTVGKPAEGHDIRLIDEHGKVVPQGEMGEVVGRSVSMMSGYHQQPGKTRDAEWYSPEGERFIRTGDVGRFDEDGFLTLMDRKKDMIISGGFNIYPSDLEAVMRQHAAVADVAVVGVPSEAWGETPVAYVVKKPGEPITAEALQDWFAHQVGKTQRVSAVHYIDELPRSAIGKVLKRELRDQHVKGHA
- a CDS encoding cyclase family protein, with protein sequence MTRWKRRPEGSTWGDFGPDDQLGRLNLLTPEKVKQGIAEVKEGRSFCLSLPLDYPGGAKLNPRRKPPDLRPTDLSGDPFMNMPLKRFDKRNTDIVCDDQVNITLQYSTQWDTFAHVGSWFDADGDGEPEKVYYNGFRAHEDVLGPGDLKLAACGCGEGNSYALKLGVENFAVKAIQGRGVLVNLHAHIGNTRERVGYEHLMRILDADKVQVEPGDMLLFYTGFADLILSMNKEPDMKVLNNACATLDGRDEKLLQWVTDSGVAALIADNYAVEAYPARDTEGDAERAALPLHEHCLFKLGVPLGELWYLTELASWLRAHNRSRFLLTAPPLRLPGAVGSPVTAVATV